In Asticcacaulis sp. SL142, the sequence CCGAAGACTTCCCGCACCATCGCCGACCTGCGCACCGTTGTGACGACCTGGAAGCGCGACGGTTTGCGGGTCGGGTTTGTGCCGACCATGGGCGCGTTGCATGACGGGCATCTGGCGCTGGTCAGGCACGCCCAAACCCTTTGCGATAAGGTGGTGGTGTCGATTTTCGTTAATCCGATGCAGTTCGCCCCGACCGAAGATCTTGAGCGCTATCCGCGCCGGGAGGCTGAGGATATCGAAAAACTGGCCGAGGTCGGTTGCGATCTGGTCTATTTGCCGACGCCTGAGATCATGTACCCGGCAAATTTCGTGACCCGCGTCCATGTGGAGGGTCCCGCAATGGGTCTGGAGACCGATTTCCGCCCACAATTTTTTGACGGCGTGGCCACGGTCGTCTGCAAGCTGTTTAATCAGGTCATGCCTGATGTCGCCGTCTTTGGCGAAAAGGATTATCAGCAGCTAAAGGTGGTGCAGGCCTTTGCGCGTGATCTGGACATGCCGGTTGAGGTGGTCGGCCTGCCGACCGTGCGGGAAATGGACGGGTTGGCGCTGTCGTCACGCAATGCTTATCTCAAGCCGGAGGAGCGTGCTCAGGCCATCGCGCTTTATAACGCCCTGCGCCATGTCCGGGCTGCCGTTGTTGACAGCACCGATGTG encodes:
- the panC gene encoding pantoate--beta-alanine ligase; protein product: MSAPVVQDPVFPQTPKTSRTIADLRTVVTTWKRDGLRVGFVPTMGALHDGHLALVRHAQTLCDKVVVSIFVNPMQFAPTEDLERYPRREAEDIEKLAEVGCDLVYLPTPEIMYPANFVTRVHVEGPAMGLETDFRPQFFDGVATVVCKLFNQVMPDVAVFGEKDYQQLKVVQAFARDLDMPVEVVGLPTVREMDGLALSSRNAYLKPEERAQAIALYNALRHVRAAVVDSTDVAVAITEATDNLTAAGFGKVDYIAVRHAETLGDPVKGEPIRILAAAWLGTTRLIDNIGV